The stretch of DNA CTTTAAACTATAAAAAAGCAGCAATTTAACCTGCATAATAAGTGGCAGTTAGCCAATTTCATCAAGGAAAATGGTCCCACCTTGGGCAAGTGCTATTTTACCGGGTTTATCTTTCTTTGCATCGGTAAAGACACCTGCTTTATTTAATTACTATGTTTTTACCCGTTTGTATTGTTTCACGTAATGCACAGGAAAGTTCACAAATAGTTGCGTGAAAAATTTCAAAACATAGCTTTCCTAGTGCTTCATCTTTGCTTTGCAGCCCTAAAATTTTGCAGACAGCATTATTTAGTGAAGTGATACAAAAATCAAGGTCAATAGTGAATACATCAGCAATGCTGTCTAAAATAATGTTTGCAACGCAATCTGAGTTCATTATTCTATATTTTCAGAGTCAGTGTGTATGTTGGTATCTTCACCTGTGCTTTTGTCATTATTAATGCCTGAATCATTTTCATATTCATTATAGTCATCCTTATCAATGGTGTCATTATTATTTTTATCTTCATTAAGTTTTTCAGTTTCATCTTTTTTCTGTTGCTCTTCACGGTATTTTTTTTCTTCCTGTTCTCTTTTTTTACGTAATTCTGTAAGATAGTTACTGATTTCAGAATCGTTGATGTTATTGGTAAATGATACGATCACAGCTGAT from Spirochaetota bacterium encodes:
- a CDS encoding PAS domain-containing protein, encoding MNSDCVANIILDSIADVFTIDLDFCITSLNNAVCKILGLQSKDEALGKLCFEIFHATICELSCALRETIQTGKNIVIK